A genomic window from Brevibacillus agri includes:
- a CDS encoding RluA family pseudouridine synthase has translation MSRKDWMEYTVKEEDTGMNVEQIVRQKLSVSGRMMQRLTRSKGILLNRKPPFLQRQVKAGDVIAVRVADRQEQLQPPPQLAAQPLTTDSKVVPVDILYEDDHLLVANKPAGLMVHPVKQEHNETLLHSLADLFAKRGESVSIHPVHRLDKDTSGAILVAKSSYGHQLADRVLREGGLHREYLAVVSGRLADGTGTIEAPIGKDPRHPTKRRVTDGGDHAVTHYEVKQTSEGMSLVRVWLETGRTHQIRVHFAHIGHPLAGDTLYGGARGLLRRQALHAASLRFVHPLLEKELAVEAPVPADMRRLLQAEFA, from the coding sequence GTGAGCCGCAAAGACTGGATGGAATACACCGTCAAGGAAGAAGACACCGGAATGAACGTGGAACAAATTGTCCGGCAAAAGCTGAGCGTATCCGGGCGCATGATGCAGCGGCTGACGAGAAGCAAAGGGATTTTGCTCAACCGCAAGCCGCCTTTTTTGCAGCGGCAGGTGAAGGCGGGAGATGTGATCGCTGTGCGCGTAGCCGATCGGCAGGAGCAGCTTCAACCGCCGCCGCAGCTTGCTGCCCAACCGTTGACCACGGACAGCAAGGTTGTTCCGGTGGACATTTTGTATGAGGACGATCATTTGCTGGTCGCAAACAAACCGGCAGGCTTGATGGTGCATCCCGTCAAGCAGGAGCATAATGAAACATTGTTGCACTCGTTGGCTGATCTGTTCGCCAAAAGGGGAGAGAGCGTCAGCATCCATCCCGTGCATCGACTCGATAAAGACACCTCCGGGGCCATCCTCGTGGCAAAGAGCAGCTACGGCCATCAGTTGGCTGACCGGGTCCTGCGCGAAGGAGGCCTGCACCGCGAATATTTGGCCGTAGTCAGCGGACGGCTGGCAGATGGCACGGGGACGATTGAAGCGCCCATCGGCAAAGACCCGCGCCATCCGACGAAAAGGCGGGTGACAGACGGCGGAGATCACGCTGTCACGCACTACGAGGTGAAACAGACTTCGGAAGGGATGTCTCTCGTCCGCGTCTGGCTGGAGACGGGGCGAACGCACCAAATACGCGTACACTTCGCCCATATCGGCCACCCGCTCGCAGGAGACACGCTGTACGGCGGAGCGAGAGGGCTGTTGCGCAGGCAGGCATTGCATGCCGCCAGCTTGCGCTTTGTGCATCCGCTGCTCGAAAAGGAGCTGGCGGTAGAAGCTCCGGTGCCAGCAGACATGAGGCGGTTGCTGCAGGCTGAATTTGCATAG
- a CDS encoding YhbD family protein, with the protein MDPNLISKKELLELTGISYGQLYRWKRKNLIPEDWFIRRATFTGQETFFPREQIMNRIEKIVHMKDDLSLDELADMFSPNLASTQLTSDELLARNIVSVHSLELFAKYYGKPEVYSFEQMLYVYVLDRLLKTGEMSVDESGGLLQVLVDHYPSFEGKACELIFVRKMGISTFALVQGSADLHFDSGTKWVVRLNLAACIEELKAKIL; encoded by the coding sequence ATGGACCCTAACCTGATCTCAAAAAAGGAGTTGCTGGAGCTGACGGGGATATCGTACGGCCAACTGTACCGCTGGAAGCGCAAAAACCTGATTCCAGAGGACTGGTTTATTCGGCGGGCGACTTTTACCGGACAGGAAACCTTTTTCCCGCGAGAACAGATCATGAACAGGATCGAAAAGATCGTTCACATGAAAGACGACTTGTCTCTCGATGAGCTGGCCGACATGTTTTCCCCCAATTTGGCTAGTACGCAACTGACCTCCGACGAGCTGCTTGCGCGAAACATTGTTTCTGTGCATTCCCTGGAGCTGTTTGCAAAGTACTACGGCAAGCCGGAGGTGTACTCGTTCGAGCAGATGCTGTACGTCTACGTCCTGGATCGGTTGTTGAAAACGGGGGAAATGAGCGTCGACGAGAGCGGCGGGCTGTTGCAGGTGCTGGTCGATCACTATCCGAGCTTTGAGGGCAAGGCTTGCGAACTGATTTTTGTGCGGAAAATGGGGATTTCCACGTTTGCGCTGGTGCAAGGCTCCGCTGATCTGCATTTTGACAGCGGGACGAAATGGGTGGTTCGGCTGAACTTGGCCGCATGCATAGAAGAGTTGAAAGCAAAAATCTTGTAG
- a CDS encoding polymer-forming cytoskeletal protein, whose translation MSENKPDLVIHGSVNASGGTYNKVDVQGFGKIKGDVECETLHCAGHLGIAGNVRGASAKVEGNSSISGNAELETIEVYGQLDVDGDLSFTKMRVDGNTKVRGSLTGEEVKVRGMLKTTGDCEAEVFSAKGAFTVGGLLNAGRIEVYLHAGCEAKEMGGEYIEVRKGGSSTLNKLLKHIFNNAFILSVDTIEGDDIYLEYTHAKVVRGKNVEIGPGCEIELVESSEEFRLDPDSQVKQHVKR comes from the coding sequence ATGAGCGAAAACAAGCCAGACCTCGTCATTCACGGCTCGGTGAATGCTTCGGGAGGCACGTATAACAAAGTAGATGTGCAGGGCTTTGGCAAAATCAAAGGGGATGTGGAGTGCGAGACGCTGCATTGCGCGGGCCATCTCGGCATCGCCGGGAATGTGCGGGGAGCATCGGCAAAGGTGGAGGGAAATTCGTCCATCAGCGGCAACGCCGAGCTGGAAACGATCGAGGTGTACGGCCAGCTCGATGTGGATGGTGACTTGTCTTTTACCAAAATGAGAGTAGACGGCAACACGAAGGTGCGCGGCAGCCTGACAGGCGAAGAAGTGAAGGTGCGCGGCATGCTGAAGACGACAGGGGATTGCGAAGCAGAAGTGTTCTCTGCAAAAGGCGCGTTTACCGTTGGCGGCCTGCTGAATGCAGGGCGGATCGAAGTCTATCTGCACGCCGGCTGCGAGGCAAAGGAAATGGGCGGAGAGTACATCGAGGTCCGCAAAGGAGGCAGCAGCACGCTCAACAAGCTGTTGAAGCACATTTTTAACAACGCCTTCATCCTCTCGGTAGACACGATTGAAGGCGATGACATTTATTTGGAATATACACACGCCAAGGTCGTTCGCGGCAAAAACGTCGAGATTGGACCGGGCTGCGAGATTGAGCTGGTCGAGTCTTCGGAAGAGTTTCGTCTCGATCCCGACTCCCAGGTCAAGCAGCATGTAAAGCGGTGA